A region of the Leptospiraceae bacterium genome:
GAAAATAATGGCTAGAGTAAAAAACGGAACAATCCACAAAAACAGAAGAGTTAAAGTATTAAAAGCTGCGAAAGGATTTCGCGCTGGAAGATCTAAGCTATATAGAACTGCAAAAAGTGCAGTAATGAAAGCAGGCCAGTGGGCTTACAGAGATAGAAGAGCGAAGAAGAGAGATTTCAGATCTCTTTGGATTACAAGAATTAATGCTGCTGCTCGTGAAAATGGTGTATCTTACTCTAAGTTTATGGCATCTCTAAAAAAACTCGGAATTGAAATGAATCGCAAGACATTAGCCGATATTGCATACAATGACAAAGAAGTTTTCGCTGCAATCGTAGAAAAAACTAAACTTGCTGCTTAAAATTATTTTTTCTGGTTGCAATTACTTTCTTTTTAGTATTATATGACCGAAACTAATTTAGGAGATTCCGTATGATTTCACTTGAAACAATCGAAGAGCTAGAAACAAAGATTATGAAGGCACTTGAGCTGATTTCAGACTTAAGAGCCGAAAATAATCGTCTAGAGTCTGATAATGAAACTCTTCGATCCGAAAATGATCAGATGAAGCTTGCTATGGAAGAGAAAGAGCGAGAAATTGCTTCCCTTCGTGAACAGCTTGCTCAATCCCTAAAAGAATTAGAAGAGTTTAAGTCTAAAGAAAAGAAATTAGATAACAAGATTCATGATATGATGAGTCGCTTAGATAATCTATCCTCTTACAAGAGTGTAGATTCTTCAAAATCTTCAAGTGACTCTTCTACTGTGCAATCAGCTAGTTCAGTAACACCAACACCAGAGCCGATTCCTACAACACCTCCACCTACAACGCGCGTTGAAGATCATGATCCTTCTGAATTTGAAGAAGACAACGATGAAATAATCCTTCTAGACGATGATGAAGATGAGATTACAGAGGCTGCCTCTGTATCCTCTACTCCTGAGCCAGTTGCAGAAGTTCATTCAGAGCCTGTAGTTGAGACAAGAGAAGAAGTCCCCGTTCATTCTCCTGTTCCTCCTGTAAGTGATGAGAATTCTCTCATTGATGACTCAGATGACATTATAATTGATGAGACAGACGATGATTCTATCAATGTTTTTGATTCTGACGATGATGATGACTTCCTTATAATTGAGGAAGAAGTAAAGTAGTTTAAAATGGCCCAGCCAATTACACGTACCGAAGTTACCATATTCGGATCGTCCTATTCTATTTCCGGAGAGACTGATCCGGAGTATGTACAACGCTTAGCAAAATTCATAGACAGTAAAATGCGCGAGTTGTCCGGATCTTTGCCAGGAGCAAGCGCACAGAAACTAGCAATTCTTGCAGCGCTTAATATTGCAGACGAGTTTTTTCAATACAAAGAACTAAATAACGAAGATGATCTTTCTCGTCTGTATGAAATGAAAACTAAAAAAATGATTTCGATGCTCGATGAGGGACTAATCGGAGATATCTACTAATCGAATCTGCATTTTCTTGGTACGATTCCAACACGCTTTATTCCAATCAATTTAACGACATCTACTGGTCAGCCCAAGGCGGACTAAAAGAAAAGGAATATGTATTCTTTGATGGCAACAATCTAAGCAATCGCTTCAATCAGAAAAAATCCTTTTGTATCTTCGAGTTTGGCTTTGGTGCTGGATTGAACTTCTTTCTTACTAGAAAGAAAAATCAAAACCAACCAACTACCGGACGCATTCAATACTTTGCCGTTGAGAAATATCCAATTCCATTTCAATTAATGGAATCAGTTATGAAAAAAGAAAAAGAGATTCAGGATTTATCCGAAGACTTCTTACCTTTTTATAAAAATATTTCGAGCGGTTACAATCAATTATCCTTTGAAGGAGAAAACTTTGATTTAATCCTAATCATTGGTGATATTGCTGATGTTATTCAATCGTTTCATGCTAAAATAGATGCTTGGTTTTTGGATGGTTTTTCTCCATCTAAGAATCCAGAAATGTGGACAAAAGAAATATTTTCTTTTATGAAAAAGAATTCGAAGAAAGGAGCTAGCCTTTCTACATATACAACAGCGGGATTTGTTCGAGAAGGACTGACTGAAGCAGGTTTTCAAATAGAAAAAGTAACAGGTTTTGGAAATAAGAAGCATATGCTAAAGGGGATAATTCCAATTATTCAACAAACCATATCTTTTAGACCCTGGTTTCGAATTCCAAGATTTACTTCGGAGAGCAAAGAAGTAGTCATAATCGGAGCAGGACTTGCGGGAACTTCTCTTGCCTTCGCATTATCTCAGAAAGGATTTAAGATTACAATCATAGAAAGGGAAATTCAAATTTCATCAGGAGCTTCTGGTAATCCAGAAGGAATGTTTGCACCTCTTTTATCAGGGGAAACGTCTGACTTAAGTGAGTGGAATTCAGCGGCATACAAAGAGTTTGCTCAATTTCTTTCCATACACAAGTCTCAATTGCACGGAGTATTTCGGCAAATTGGAGTTTTTCAAACAGCGAATTCGGACGAGGAAATGATTCGTTTAACAAAAGCTATTGAGAATTTAAGTATAGATTCCAGCGAAGCGATCCTTGCGGACAAAGGTTATCCTTTTAAAGGAATATTCTTTCCAAAAGCAGGCTCAGCAAGTCCATTTCAATTGTCTCAAACTTATTTAAAACTCGCAGGAGGAAGCGTAAAACTGATATTATCCACTTCTCTTCTAAATATACAAAGGGAGGGAACTCATTGGAAACTAACGTTTTCCAATGGAGAAGTGTTAGAGTCAGATACAGTAATCTTTGCTAATTCTTTTGATGCGAAGGATTTTGTAGAGGGGTTGGATAAAATAAAAAAGGTGAGAGGGCAAATTCTTTATTATCCGTCGCAGAAATTTCCTGAAAAGCTTGATTCAGTTCTATTGCATGAAGATGGCTATATAGTTCCAAATGTCAATGGTATACATATTATAGGCTCTACTTTTGATCCCTTTGATTCCTCTCTTGATTTGAATATTGAAGATAATATTCATATGCTCCAAAAACTAAAGACACTCTTTCCAAAAATAAATCCTGAAGATGGCAGAAGTATGCTGGGAAGAGTTGGTTTTCGTGCTATGAGTTCTGATCATCTGCCAATGGTTGGACCTATTCCTGATAGGACTGAATTTGAAAATGATTATTCGGATTTATGGAAAGCGAACATGTTTAAAGATTATCCGAATGGAAAGTATTTGCCTGGACTTTATGTGTCGTGTGCGCATGGTTCTAAAGGAATACTCAGCTCTTATCTTGCAGCTAACGTCATTGCATCTATGCTCGCGAACGAGCCTACGCCGATTGATTCGAAGCTAATAGATAAAATCAATCCTTCTAGATTTACAATTCAATCTTTTGTCACCACTCCTAAAAAATCCTTTTCATCTAAATAAGGTTTAAATATGTAACATTAGAGATGCAGAATAAAAAAAATTTTCTTTTAGTAATCCTCTTTATCGTTAGTTGTCTTGACAATCGAACTACTAAGTTAATCGAAAAATCTAAATACTATTATCCGAACGAGGAAAAATTTCAAGAACTAGTTCAACAAGTTTCAAGTAAAGAAAGAATCGATTGGATGTTTGCAAAGGCAATCATCATCAAAGAATCTCACTATGCAGATCATCTTGTTTCTCTTTCGGGAGCCGTGGGGCTAATGCAGCTTATGCCCAGAACCGGTTCATACATCAGTCCTACATTTACAAATTATATGACCGCAAGAAAGCAGAAAAGAGACAAGAAAGGGCAGAGAATTTACAGAGAGAAAACCGCCGAAGAATGGGGACGGATTTATCAAGCTGAGTTACAAAATATCTATTCCATGAACAAATCAAATCCAGAAGAATTATATAAGTTGGATAGAAGATTTGATCCCGAATGGAATATAAAAGAAGGTATACGACAATTAGCCGCAGAGTATCATTTTTTTGTTAAAAGAAAACATTCTGAGTATGAGAGTATGATTCTAGCGAGTGCTGCTTATAACGCAGGTCGGTTTGCTGTTATGAAATTAGAATCAAACCCTAAATATGATTCGATTCCTATTAATCGCGAAACAGAAAAATACATTGGGTCAATGCTGCGAGTATGGGAGGCATTAAAAAAAGGAGAGGGCTTTATTCCCGAAAACAAGTCATGGGTGCTATGGCTTTAATCTAGCCTCTGTATTCAATTCCAATAACCGTTATATCATCCCTGACTCTTGCCGTATCTATGAATTTGTTCATTGAATTGTAAAGAGTCTCTATAGAACTTTCAAGTGGCTTATCTTTTTCTTGTTCTAGAATTTGAATAACCCTTTCCTCTCCAAATTGTTCTTGGTCTTCGTTGAACTCCTCTTCGATTCCATCAGTAAATAGAAATAATCTCCCCGAACTAAATTCTCTTTCTTCTTCATCGTATTCCACATCTGGGATCATTCCAATAATATTTCCTCTATGGGTAAGTGTTTGGACATTATTTTCATTGATTAGAATTTGAGGAATATGCCCCGCTGAAGAGTAAGTTATTTTGTCATAGATTGTATCTATATCAATAATAAAAGCAGTGAAATAAATATGAAGTGATTTATATTTATTCGAAAAGTTATCATTCAGAAATTTTAAAATTCGAGCGGGAGAGTTTAATAGGTCTTTGACGCTCTCATATTCGCTTTTGATTGCCATTGTAATCAGTGCTGCTTGCACACCATGACCTGTTGCATCAGCAATAAAGGCACGAACGAGTCCTGGCTTTATTTCCTCTATGTCATAAAAATCTCCACCGACACTAGTGACTGGTTTATAAAGAGTTGAAATTTTCAATTTCTTGATTCGATCTAAATTATGCGGGAGAATATTTTGTTGAATTTTTTGTGCGGTCAACATATCCTTTTGAACTTCTTTCAAAAGTCTTTCCGTTTTCTCTTTCTCTGCCTGCGATTCTCTTTGTGCAATCCATGCAATACCAGTTTCAATCTCTGCCGTCTTCTTTGCTTCTTCTAAATCAAGAGTCCGCTCTTTAATTTTTCTTTCTAATTCAGAAGAGTGATTTCTCTGCATAAGGAGGAGTTGATCGTTGATAGCATAAAACTTTGCTGAAAGTGCAATCGTTATGCATAAAATGAAAATTAGAAATGATTCAGGGAGAAGGTTTATTACATTGATAAAATTAAAATAAATCAAAATACCTATACAAAAAGCTGCGAACAATATCATTAAGCCGATAGCAATCACTTTTGAGCCATCTTTTTTTTCTTTCATCGCTCGCAGTATTGTATAGATGAGAGAAATTCCAAATGGAATTCCTGTTAAAATCATAAGTGGTTGTCCGAATCCAGAATAGAATCTAAAAATAGAAAGAGAAAATCCAGATAGTAGAAATACTAAAAAGAAAATAGAAACAAAACCATTCAGAATTCGAATCCAAGTTGGGGTTCTATATTCAAAAAAAGAAAAGACAAATAAAGCTAGGAACATTGGCATGATTCCAAACCCTGAGTTGAAAAAATAAAAATGAAACCAATAAGAATCGTAAATCCAATAGGTAAATCGATAATAGCCGAGTGTTTGCGTTGCAGCAAAAAAACAAGCAATCGAGAAATAAAAATAACCTAACTCTTTTTTGGTTCCAATAAATAAAATTAAATGGTAGATAGACACAAAAAGAAAAACTAATCCAATAGAAATATTCCAAATTGTAGTCGTATAGAATTTTCGTTTTATAAATTGTTTCTCTCCAATATACATGCTACCAGTTGAACCAGCAAATCCAGCAAAATTGCAAACCCGAATCGCAATTGTATTCTTCTCGTTTATTCTAATTAGAGATATAGGAATATGATGAATACTATTTCTGCTATTGTTTACTACGCAGTTGCCGCTAGAATCAATTTGACCTTCGCTACCTATTTTGATTCCATTAAAATAAAATTCATGTGCGTCGATGAAAGAAGGAGTTAGAATAGAAATATTTCTTTCTAACCATGTATCTCTAATAAAAAGCTGTTTCCTATACCATCCTGTTTTTGTATCTGCAAGTTTCTGTTGACGCCAAAGTCCCGGAATAGAAATCTTTTTCCACTGGGAATCATCTATCTCTGGCTGTGAATAATCGGAATTATCCAAAGGAATAAATTTCCACTGCCCCGTTAAATCATAGATTTGGTTTCGGTTGTCCATTTCTAGACTCTGTGAACACATGCTAGCAGTGATTAGAAAGGTTACTATTGCAATAAAAATAGATTTCATTCGAAATTTAGCCATTTCCATAAACGATTTAAAAAAGATGATAAACCATAATAACAATGCCTCAATTGGTCAAGAAAAATAAACCATAGAAAAATTACTTGCAGCTTGATAAAAGTCAGGAGTTCATGCTCAAAGAATTGAATTTTAAAAGATTTCGATTTGCTTTATTCATTTAACTAGTATTGAATACACGAGTCACTTTATAATAGACTTAAAGAATTTATTTTTGGAATCACCAATATGAAAAAAAATAAGAATGTCTTCAAATGCCTTCTGCTAATTGTCCTTTTATCGTCGCCAATTTTTTCGGACAGTATGTTTTCTGGATTCTTTGACAAAAGTATCACGGAATCAGCTCTTTGGAAGACTCTTAAAGATCCAATGCTTCGAGAGAAAGCGATTGTGGAAATTAAAAAGGACATTCAGAAATATGTAGATGTAGTCATCAAGCTCTACAATAAAGGACTGGATAAAGAAGATAGAGAAATGCTGATTGATCTCATTAGTTATTCAAAAAATCAATCCGGTGAAAAGTTTTTAAAAGATGTGATCGTAAACAAATCATCCGAAGACAGAACGTTTAGTTTTAAAAAATACATGCAAGACTACAAAGTGGATTCTAGCTTTATTAAGGGTCAGTTGGATGACAAGCAGTTACGTATATACTCTTTGCTTTATGTGGTTGATAGAGGTAGAAAAGAAGATTATGAAATATTTCAAAAGATAATATTCAATGCAAATGCTCCGAATGAAGAACGGATACTCGCTGTTAAAGCTGCTATGCTTTGGGGAACTGAAGTTGCAAAAAAAGAAGTTTACTTATTCATTCTCCAAAAAGCAAATGAGATCGTTGTTGCCCCTTCCATTATTATATTTGAAAATGTAAAGTCAGATGAAATTAGAGAAGAGCTTTGCAGGGTCAGCAAGAAATCTCAATCTCAAATTACAAGGAGTAATGCAAGTTATGCGCTCACTGTATACGATACAACTCAGATTATTCCTTATTTAATTCCTGCTTTAAATGAAGAGTTTCTGTATGAGAAACTAAGCGGATTAGACGTATTAACCGGAATTATGAGTTTAGGAACTACAGCCTTAGCAAAAGGTCTTCCGTTATTGCAAACAAAAGCAGAATTTGATAATCGCAAAATTAAAATAGCCGAATCGCTCAAGAAACTAACGAATGCGGACAATGGCACATCTTTTACAAAATGGTTTGATTGGGCGGTATACAATGGTTATACCGTCAATGGCGTAAATTTAATTCACTATTTGTTTTCCGGGTATCCAGAGAAGAGAAAACTGGCTATAGAGAGTGCTGTGCGCGCTCTTGGTTATACTGACCCAAGAGAATTTTATACACAAAATGAAAACCGAACACAAATAGAAATTGTAATTTTGCTTGCCGAGGAATTACTGAAGAGTGGAATTCAACAAGATGAAAAATACTAATTCAAGTTGTCATTCCCATTATGTTGCGACCCAAGGAGCAACATTGAGTTTCGTTTTTAGTCGGGAATCTGTTATTCTTGAGATCCCCGACAAAAGAACTCGGGGATGACAACAGCAAGGAAAATCCGATCAATTTGTCTAGATGTGGTAGCTAATATTGCTACACCTCTCGCACACATCGTTTGGGACTACGCCCCATTTCATGAGATATCCAAAAACATAACACCCTGCACAAAATCCAAGAAAGGATTCTAAGGAGGCAAAGAAGGAAAGTATTGATAGAGTAATTGTAAACTCAAAGTTGTAGCCTAGATATAAGAGGATAAAGGCTGTTAGGCTAAATAAAAAACCAATCAACTGAGCAAATCGTTTTGGAATTCCTGGTGTTGGAGTATTTTCGATTTTAAATAAAGGAATCACTACATGCAAGGCAAATCTTGCGAAAGGTTCAAATTTTGGACCGTATAAAACCCTTGCAGTAAACCCATAAAGTAAGATAGCAACTAGTATCAAAGAGTTTGTGTAAATAGCAGAGAGGCTTAAGACTAATACAAAGAAGGCTACAATACGAGCAGCATTTTCATTTATTACTTCCGGGAAATTTCCAATTTTTATCATAGGTTCTACCTTTCATGCACAATTTAATATAGCAGAAAATAATCTAATATATTACGATACTTAGAAAGACACCTAAAAGGGCAACAAAAAAAATCAAATACTTCATTTTGAATGCTTCTTGAGAAGCAAAGTATGATCTTGCATTTTTCAAATTATTCCATTTAATTAAAAATCAAATTCAGATATTTTTAGAGACTTATATGACTTTCCTTGTCTAAAGCAAGTAGAAAGGTGTTTTAATGGAAGTCAAACCATTCAAAGAAAATAACTATATAAAACTATTAGAAAAATTCACAGAGATATTAGGAATTCATTTTGATTCAATTCATGCTCTATCCGAGCTAGAAATTTTTCGCAGAAAACAAGCCGAATCTAAAGAGCGAGATTCTTTTGAAGAATTATTTTTTTTAGGTAAAAAATTTGGAATTCACTTTGCCAAAAGGCAAATCTCAGCTAAGGATGCTTTAAGTAAAGTTTCTCACTCTTCGCCAGTAGCAGTTCAAACTATTGAATATGGATGGGTCATTCTTATTTCTTCCTTTGGACCATTTCTTCATATTTTGGAAGTCTCTAATTCCAACACAAAATGGATATTTAAAAAAACAATTACCCAAATCATAGCCAATGAGAATAATAGTAATTTGCCCGAGTGGATTTTTTTAGATCATAATTTTTTTCTAGCAGGAAATCAGCATCCCAGCCATCAAAATTACATGCAAACAATCTTTCAGTTTATTCAAATTGAAAAAAAAGATATTTGGGCAATTGCAATTTACTCTGTTGCGATAGGACTTCTTTCTCTTACAATACCAGTTGGCGTTCAATCACTTGTCACAATACTAAATTTTGGAACTTTATTTCAACCGGTCTTGGTGCTAACACTTTTAGTCATCATCGCTCTTTGCTTTGTGGGGATAATGAATGTTTTGCAAAGCTATATAGCTGAGGTAATTCAGCAAAGACTTTTTGTAAGGCTAGCGGCTAAAGTCACAAATCTTATTCCTCGTGCAAAGCATTCCGAGTTACAAAAATACTATGGCTCAGAAATTCCCAATTACTTTTTAGATATTGCCATTATTCAAAAAAGTGCAAGTGTGCTGATTACAGATGGTCTTGGAATTTTTCTACAGACTATCATTGGGCTACTTGTCTTAGTTGTCTATCATCCGATTTTTATTATTTTTGATATACTCGTTATCGTAGTTGTGATAGGAATTATTTTCTATTTAATCGGAAAAGTTGGAGTGGAGACGAGTATTAAAGAATCTAAGAGCAAACACAAATTAGCCTCTTGGTTAGAAGAAATGAATCTTCACAAAACAGTTTTTAGATCAGAGAAGGCTCATATATTTGCAAACCTACGAACCGAAAACCTAGCCCGTGAATATGTTCAGTCTAGAAGAAAGCACTTTAAAGCCTTGATCCGACAAATGATTGGATTTGTTACACTGCAGGCATTTGGAAGCGGACTTTTACTGGGTATAGGTGGATGGCTGGTAATTGGTGGAAAAATTACTCTCGGTCAATTGGTTGCCTCTGAAATCATTGTAGCAAAAATCCTAGATAATCTAAGTAAATTTTCTAAGTATTTGGAAAGCTACTATGACTTATGCGCTTCTGTGGATAAGATCAATCATCTGCTTGATTTTTCTGAAGAAATAAGCGGATCTGAATCAGTGTTATTTCCCAAAGAAGTTCCAATTTCAGTTAGCATTCAAAAACTAGCAACAAAGTCTGGGGAAGTGAGTTTTTCAGGATTAAATATTGAAGCAAGAAAGGGAGAAATCGTAGTTATTAAAGATGACGCAATGAGGAGTTCACCAGCACTTTTAGATTTACTTTTTGGTTTAAGTCCAACAACACATGGGGCGGTCGAAGTAAATAACTTTCATCTCCAAGATATTTCGATTGCTGAGTGGAGAAATCATGTATCACTATTACGCGACTTAGAAATATTTAGTGGCTCTATAGCGGATAATGTCAAATTGGCGAAAATGGATTCGGATTCTTCTGACATTAGAGATATACTTGAGAAAGTGGGACTTATGAATCGAATTCAAAAATTTCCGAATGGAATTCACTCTGAGATTTACCGAAATGGTTATCCTTTAATCAAAGAAGAATTAGCACTTCTTACTTTTGCCCGATGTTTTCTTTCTAAACCTGGATTAGTATTGATTGATGACCTTCTGAATTATTTGAGTAAGGAATCACTCTCCATAATTTTACCACTCATACAGGAATATAAAAAATACTCTACATTTGTCATTGCATCATTCTCGCCTGACGTATTGAAGATTGCGGATAGAGTCTATACTCTAAAAGATGGCAAGACAGTCGAAAAAGTAAAGGAAAAAGAATGAAAGGTCAAGATTTTTCAGGTATCACTATGAATCGATCAAACGGCGATTATTCTCTCGAAAGATTGATATCCAGCAATTCCTCTATTCGAATTCTCGCCTACTTAATATTAGCCATGTTTGCTAGTTTTTTTATTTTGATTTTTATCCTCCCTTGGCAACAGACGAGTTTTGGAACGGGAAGAGTAGTAGCATTTACTCCCTTAAATCGTCAACAATATATTGAAGCGCCCATTGAAGGTAGAATTGTGCATTGGCATGTAAATGAAGGAGCTTTGGTTAAGAAGGGAGATAGTATAGTAGAGATTGCGGATAACGATCCTAATTTTTTACAAAGATTACAAGAAGAAAAATCTGCAGTCGAATCAAGAATTGCCGCAGTAGAATCAAGAGCAGAATCTTTTAAAAGCAAGAATTCGATCACTGGAAGCATCTATGGACAATGGAATCTCTGCGGCAAAATCTAGAACCAGAATGTCAGGTGACAGAGTAGATGCAGCTCTTCATGCAGTAGAAGCAGCAGAAGCTGTATACAAAACTGCAAGTTTAAATTTAAAAAGACAAAAGTCTTTGGCAATTTCCGGACTTGCATCAACTCGCGCAGTAGAAATGGCAGAAATGGATGAAGCACGAGCATTAACTGACTTAAATCGCGCCAAAGCTTCATTAAGCGCAGCAAAGTCAGAAGAAATAGCTTTAAAATCAGATCAGTTCAAAGTAGGCACAGACGCCGGTGCTTCTATTGCTGATGCACGGGCATCCTACGCCGCAACTATGGCAGAGCTAAGCAATGCAAAAGCCGAATTACCACGAATATCCGCTAGACTAGCAAGACAACATTCTCAAAGTGTGATCGCTCCGAGAGATGGAATTATTATGCGTTTAATTGTCTCACAAGATGGAGAGATGGTAAAGTCCGGTGATCCATTAGTCTTACTTATGCCAGATAGCTTTGACAAGGCAGCTGAAATTTGGATCGAAGGAAACGATATTCCACTTATTGTAGAAGGGCAACG
Encoded here:
- a CDS encoding transglycosylase SLT domain-containing protein; amino-acid sequence: MQNKKNFLLVILFIVSCLDNRTTKLIEKSKYYYPNEEKFQELVQQVSSKERIDWMFAKAIIIKESHYADHLVSLSGAVGLMQLMPRTGSYISPTFTNYMTARKQKRDKKGQRIYREKTAEEWGRIYQAELQNIYSMNKSNPEELYKLDRRFDPEWNIKEGIRQLAAEYHFFVKRKHSEYESMILASAAYNAGRFAVMKLESNPKYDSIPINRETEKYIGSMLRVWEALKKGEGFIPENKSWVLWL
- a CDS encoding ABC transporter ATP-binding protein, with the translated sequence MEVKPFKENNYIKLLEKFTEILGIHFDSIHALSELEIFRRKQAESKERDSFEELFFLGKKFGIHFAKRQISAKDALSKVSHSSPVAVQTIEYGWVILISSFGPFLHILEVSNSNTKWIFKKTITQIIANENNSNLPEWIFLDHNFFLAGNQHPSHQNYMQTIFQFIQIEKKDIWAIAIYSVAIGLLSLTIPVGVQSLVTILNFGTLFQPVLVLTLLVIIALCFVGIMNVLQSYIAEVIQQRLFVRLAAKVTNLIPRAKHSELQKYYGSEIPNYFLDIAIIQKSASVLITDGLGIFLQTIIGLLVLVVYHPIFIIFDILVIVVVIGIIFYLIGKVGVETSIKESKSKHKLASWLEEMNLHKTVFRSEKAHIFANLRTENLAREYVQSRRKHFKALIRQMIGFVTLQAFGSGLLLGIGGWLVIGGKITLGQLVASEIIVAKILDNLSKFSKYLESYYDLCASVDKINHLLDFSEEISGSESVLFPKEVPISVSIQKLATKSGEVSFSGLNIEARKGEIVVIKDDAMRSSPALLDLLFGLSPTTHGAVEVNNFHLQDISIAEWRNHVSLLRDLEIFSGSIADNVKLAKMDSDSSDIRDILEKVGLMNRIQKFPNGIHSEIYRNGYPLIKEELALLTFARCFLSKPGLVLIDDLLNYLSKESLSIILPLIQEYKKYSTFVIASFSPDVLKIADRVYTLKDGKTVEKVKEKE
- the mnmC gene encoding bifunctional tRNA (5-methylaminomethyl-2-thiouridine)(34)-methyltransferase MnmD/FAD-dependent 5-carboxymethylaminomethyl-2-thiouridine(34) oxidoreductase MnmC — its product is MESAFSWYDSNTLYSNQFNDIYWSAQGGLKEKEYVFFDGNNLSNRFNQKKSFCIFEFGFGAGLNFFLTRKKNQNQPTTGRIQYFAVEKYPIPFQLMESVMKKEKEIQDLSEDFLPFYKNISSGYNQLSFEGENFDLILIIGDIADVIQSFHAKIDAWFLDGFSPSKNPEMWTKEIFSFMKKNSKKGASLSTYTTAGFVREGLTEAGFQIEKVTGFGNKKHMLKGIIPIIQQTISFRPWFRIPRFTSESKEVVIIGAGLAGTSLAFALSQKGFKITIIEREIQISSGASGNPEGMFAPLLSGETSDLSEWNSAAYKEFAQFLSIHKSQLHGVFRQIGVFQTANSDEEMIRLTKAIENLSIDSSEAILADKGYPFKGIFFPKAGSASPFQLSQTYLKLAGGSVKLILSTSLLNIQREGTHWKLTFSNGEVLESDTVIFANSFDAKDFVEGLDKIKKVRGQILYYPSQKFPEKLDSVLLHEDGYIVPNVNGIHIIGSTFDPFDSSLDLNIEDNIHMLQKLKTLFPKINPEDGRSMLGRVGFRAMSSDHLPMVGPIPDRTEFENDYSDLWKANMFKDYPNGKYLPGLYVSCAHGSKGILSSYLAANVIASMLANEPTPIDSKLIDKINPSRFTIQSFVTTPKKSFSSK
- a CDS encoding SpoIIE family protein phosphatase, which produces MKSIFIAIVTFLITASMCSQSLEMDNRNQIYDLTGQWKFIPLDNSDYSQPEIDDSQWKKISIPGLWRQQKLADTKTGWYRKQLFIRDTWLERNISILTPSFIDAHEFYFNGIKIGSEGQIDSSGNCVVNNSRNSIHHIPISLIRINEKNTIAIRVCNFAGFAGSTGSMYIGEKQFIKRKFYTTTIWNISIGLVFLFVSIYHLILFIGTKKELGYFYFSIACFFAATQTLGYYRFTYWIYDSYWFHFYFFNSGFGIMPMFLALFVFSFFEYRTPTWIRILNGFVSIFFLVFLLSGFSLSIFRFYSGFGQPLMILTGIPFGISLIYTILRAMKEKKDGSKVIAIGLMILFAAFCIGILIYFNFINVINLLPESFLIFILCITIALSAKFYAINDQLLLMQRNHSSELERKIKERTLDLEEAKKTAEIETGIAWIAQRESQAEKEKTERLLKEVQKDMLTAQKIQQNILPHNLDRIKKLKISTLYKPVTSVGGDFYDIEEIKPGLVRAFIADATGHGVQAALITMAIKSEYESVKDLLNSPARILKFLNDNFSNKYKSLHIYFTAFIIDIDTIYDKITYSSAGHIPQILINENNVQTLTHRGNIIGMIPDVEYDEEEREFSSGRLFLFTDGIEEEFNEDQEQFGEERVIQILEQEKDKPLESSIETLYNSMNKFIDTARVRDDITVIGIEYRG
- a CDS encoding cell division protein ZapA, giving the protein MAQPITRTEVTIFGSSYSISGETDPEYVQRLAKFIDSKMRELSGSLPGASAQKLAILAALNIADEFFQYKELNNEDDLSRLYEMKTKKMISMLDEGLIGDIY
- the rplT gene encoding 50S ribosomal protein L20: MARVKNGTIHKNRRVKVLKAAKGFRAGRSKLYRTAKSAVMKAGQWAYRDRRAKKRDFRSLWITRINAAARENGVSYSKFMASLKKLGIEMNRKTLADIAYNDKEVFAAIVEKTKLAA
- a CDS encoding DUF4395 domain-containing protein produces the protein MIKIGNFPEVINENAARIVAFFVLVLSLSAIYTNSLILVAILLYGFTARVLYGPKFEPFARFALHVVIPLFKIENTPTPGIPKRFAQLIGFLFSLTAFILLYLGYNFEFTITLSILSFFASLESFLGFCAGCYVFGYLMKWGVVPNDVCERCSNISYHI